The sequence below is a genomic window from Uranotaenia lowii strain MFRU-FL chromosome 2, ASM2978415v1, whole genome shotgun sequence.
GCACTGATCGATCAGTCGTAACCACATAGTCGTCCGTTCCGTCCGAGTTTGTTGAGGTGTTCCTCACACGGCCCGTATAAGTGTTCTTTTCTTGTTAAGTGTTAATTTAAGTTACATGTTAGTTAAGTTATAATCAATATATGTGTTTTATTATAAACTCGCGTGTGCTTGATCATTTGATGACCGCAATTTAACCGGAGCTGCAATTGAAGCCGTGCGAGCTGTCCACAAAAGCCGAACAAAGGTTGATTTAGTTCACCCCCCCGAAGCCCTCTCCTCTCGGTGTTGGGACGCCCGAACCCATCAGCTGCTGTTAAGGGCGGGATTGATACACTGCGGCTCAAAGGTATTTGGACGATCCAACAagcataaaaattgaaaaacaaaatcgtaGCTCGAATGCATGTTATAGTCTATGTGCTTTTGATTCTTTcctaatatttcaataaaaaaaaattatctttacgtttttacgttataacttttaaaagttgtgatgaaatgtaaagtttttaaagaaaaaagtcttattttaaaacaaaacacccCATGTGCAATAACTACGAAATCTACTCTTCTGGAAACCAGGTTGAAATGACATATTTTGGTAATATGGCAAGAATGTTTAaacaaagaataagaagaaaaagtttattgatacaaacttgattttttgcaaaataggTTTAATAATTATCTTTAACAATTTTTGCTTCGTAAATCGTGTAAGTGGCTATGCTATAATGACGAACTAAAAATATAGAATGTTTATTTCATTGTGAACTGGTAGCTGTTTCAAGAATAATTTGTGTATACTATGAGGAATATTAAATCATGTGAATCAAAGGTAAGAAAACTATTTCTTTTTTGTCTGCTGTTTTGATCCCTACCATTTTACATTTGATATCTTGTATTTCAAATCTTCTGGGAGCATTTAGTTTTCCATCGCTCGAGTATATATTAATGTACGATGATCGGAAAGGTTtatcaaagaaattttttttagaaactaaTGATTCGCCGTACAAATGAATGTTCTCATtgtcatctacacaataattaAATCCCacaatttttcctgtttttgtcaaaaaccatTTATTGGCCGAATCATTTgataaactgaaattttcaaactctATTTTCGAAAGTACTTCAACATTAGAAGAATCATTAGTCAAATTAACATAACTCTCTTTCGATATCTGTCGTTTGAGCTCTGggaatgtttttgaatatgtttgatttttgttatttattatctTATTAGACTCACTCATCCGTTTGGCTATTTGAGCTAAAGGTTTATTACCtgttcgaatgatgttttttatttctcctagtttatttttaaagcaatatgCGCTAAAATCTGACAGTTTTCCAAACTTCTTCACATCATCCACTACGTGTAAAAGGTTATGAACGTTACTAGAAACATAATCTTTTCCGTAGATTTTTATGAAGTCCTCAACGAATCGAATAAGTAACGAATGAGCTAAATCGAGAAGAAAATTGTACGAATCACATGAACATATAACTATtgcacaaaaaatatcaaaaagtgcTCATAGACTTCTTTCTTCAAAAATGGTTTAAGGACAACAATTGAaaggtaatataaaaaaattcgaaattctaatCCTTTCCAGAATCCAACACAATCTATTCCCCTTATAGCCCTGTGCATCTCATTTGGTAACTTGTATTCTAATAATAATTTCGAAATATCCGATATATTTTGACCAGACCACTTTGCTCGGTAGCTGCCCAATTTCCCATCTCGCCATCCTATCaagaattttttcattattcctaAGTCGATCAAATGTAGGGAATCTGCGACAGGGAAATCAGCTATCATATCTAATGGTAGTTTCAATAACGGTGAATGCACTCTGTGATGTGTGCCGTATCGATTCGCGCGAAAGCCATCATCGGTGCGTTTGGATGCGTTTATTTGAGGGAAACAATTGGTGTTTGATATATAAGAATATTCACCTTCCGTGGTGCACTTCAAACATCCATTCTGAGCATTAAAATTCGCtgttcctgaaaaaaaaaaaaaaataatgaagaggCATATGCTACCGTATTTTTTCAAGCAAACCTTTGATAAACGCTCGAGCTGGAGAGTCGCAAATGAAGCCTagaattttaactttaatatCGTGGCAATTTATCAAGAAACCATTCTTGGTAACCGTATCCATTTCTTCCGTGAACTTTTGAAGGAAAATACTTATGCTGGGAGGTTTTCGTTTTCCGGAATATATAGCCATTACCATAGGTTTAAGTTGAGGGAACTCCTTAATGTTGAATAGTATAGGCCAAAAATTTTCCGAAGAGTTTCGGTAAATCGGAAGTCCGTCGATGTTGAACTTTACGGAAAGTGTCATGGAATTTTCGATAATTTGAGAAACATCTTCTATACATTTCTGGAAGCCATAATGCCAGTATTGACCATCTCCCATTCTATCCAGAACAACATTTCTGCTCGTTTTTAGTAAAGTTCTTGGATCCTTCGGAACTCGAATATTCAACGTTGTATTTAAAATCAACAATAGATCCTTAACCGCCTGATGACTTATATTGCATGTTATTGCCCATGTCCTTAGTTTGTCcgtgaaaatttcaactttttcgcAATCGGATAATGTAGGCGGTAAATATTCGTTGTTTGCCGTTTGTTGTGTCGAACTTTGAACGCTTTGTGGTTCGGAAATAACTGCATCGGAGGTTGCTACAGGAACATCAGGAATATTGACATCTTCTAAAATATGATTGATTGTCTCCTGTGAAGAATGAGTTTTTTCAACACGCCCCTGTATTATTCGGAGATAGTTTTGTCGAACATTTCTCTTAAAATATCCactacatttaatttttgacCACTTGGAAGACATTTTGTAATGAAAACCTGATGTCaactgaacaaaaatcaatccatctgcttttaaaaaaccaaaacgaCTTGCACCGCCCATATAAGAACAAAAACACTGGATAATTTCTTGAAAGGGCTTTTATAAACTTCAATCGATTTATTTGAAGTAGTTTTGAGCCCTCTCCTAGTCTGAACGCATGGAAAGttctttaaagttttaaaaggtGCTAAAAATCAATAACAGGGAATTAATAAAACAAGTTTATTACTGTTTTATCATTTAGTTTCAAAATACACTATAAGCTGTCTAGACggcttgttttgaaaatatctaaaataaatTCGTTTTATAACAAATCAGATATTACAAAACCTTTATAaaataacttataaaaattataaaaccgtttcgatttttgtgtgttacttgggtCTTTTGCATCTTCTGACAGCgagtaatttcaaatttatatgctcCAGGAGTAAGAACGATACatatgaacccgtagatgaactagaaacaTTTTCGTGAGACAAAAATCCGAAAGACGACATCCCTTAGCCAGGGCGCCCTGACTCTAGGCAAATATCtagcaaaatccaaagataaaaggtATTTTGACTTTGctatattagttctcatttcatagTTTGTAAGAAtgagacaaagagaattctaaaattgtGTCTACTACACCttattcattgcatacttttaggcgcaattttctagtttttagataaatagaGGATTTTGATTCctatttaacagataattactggttgaacattagttattggacaaaATTAGTTATTTCGTGATAGCTAATGATCACGATCCCTTCAGAAGAAAAATGCATCTTTTTttactctagggatcaattaaacccataacaaaacattttctaaaaaatattggGAGTtcactattgctttgaaaacatgacattatgaagttcatatcatATTCAAACGATTGGcatattgagaaaaatatttttattatatttttttattataatcatgggggaaacattttaaagtgataataaAAGATCTTAAAATCacgtttttttaatgtttcaaacaaagttcaataactcgaaaaataatcgttttaaaatttatagagatAACATCATTGTTGTTTTCTtctatttagcacatttttctgGAACATTTGACATTTGTGAGACATTCCGATTTCGAGATACATATAGccaaggaatcaagtatcctcattctctccTATTGATagcattccaaaaaaaaaatcctctgaTGTAACGTTCAAAACAATCGTGACAGTTACATTTTGTTACATTTGACTAAAGAACATTATGATTTATGTTTACCAGATTCGAAACGGAGCTCAAAATTTTCGTATCACTAAATTTTCATGTTGAAAGCGGCAATGCTAAAATTATTAAACACATCATTTAGTATTGATCCGAATCTCTGCAATAATGGATTAACCTGTCTGATATGGACATTCAGAatctgtctcttattccaatatcttatcatttacaactttgccaaaagcttcaatttgttgaatttccgattttcagatgaataagaaagaaaaaccttaacatttatgttcacaggATCTATAGGCACGATAataaaagttcaatatattttaacaaaactgacgaaaatctagtttgaatttttaattttttttggctttatataacaataaaaaaatgtcatgccatgtgtcaaaagcgtattaccctcaaactgtaCTTATTAAAtacgttgaatctccagccatatcgtcgatcggctgtatgcgcattagactgccccaaatttgtatgggaaatttaaaacctgtaaaatgttatacgctgcaggctaaaattgatcttgggcctagtacaagatctcatgccaaatttgggccagatcgaacCACGGTAAGggatcgctcaacgagcctgaagtttgtatgggattttgagacattttgttcgagtggaacatgaaaaactagtttttcgtcaataacttttgtctccttcgaccgatttctctcaaaaacggggtttcttaaaacctaaattatgacaaacatttcatccgaaggttttatttcaattcaagttaagataaaaaagttattaagccgtttcgtcaaataatgaccgactttaaccattgttgttgcgctcgattgcaatttttgatgtttttctaatatttgagtttggatgatattcacttgatagttcggaatgAAGTAaaggcggaaaaatgcttgacaatttaaaaaaagttgcataaccacaggggcttaggaacatgactggacgatttgtgatgccaataaaaagatTCACCCTCATTCTCTATCAAAAGAAAGCACAGCTAATATAATGGAAAcgtgagaaaaatgtaaaaggacctcttttcaaaaaaaaaaaatataattttattgtcatcataaagcgttggtccatgtacttttcgatctaaaaaaaatgttggcggtTAAGTCTGAGAGTAACAACCATTCTGAATAgatttgaaaagataaaaaaagatgaaacataaaccccgcCCAAAGGCAGAAATATGTACATTaaactgccccaaatttgtatgggaaattcaaaacctgtgaaatggtatgcgctgcaggcttaaattgattctagtcctacacagcaagaaaaattcgtgtaattttagattgaaaacgatgcacgaaaacggaacatcgattttaatctaaaattctaccactgtgtatttttttcaatgatgtaATTTTGGgagcgtgtaaatttagatcgaaatcgaTGCACGAAAACCGACGAAGAAAGCTGCGTGTAAAAATATACTGGCATGTAAATTTCAAGCCTTTCCAtcgttaatattaaaaaatattcattaaaaatatcagGGTTTCAGTGTTGGGATtttaattagttaaaaaaatatgggaTCTAATTTTCATGTGGTATATATTTACTTAATAATACTTAACAACAAACGATCACCCACAAACACGAGAATAATTATTGTATTCTTCTTCACAAGTTGTGAATCACAACACATGGCTAGGCTGGAGAGGTGTATCTGAtgaatttttagtatttttacgGGTCAACCATTGTATACCGGACTATTACGATTATTACAGGAAACTCTTGATCACACCAATCTCCTGGTCGGTTCTCGATAATTGGTTGtttctgaaattcaaaaagaatttttataatttctcatTAGAATACttacaatgtttttatttcatttcacttACCACTTCATAATACACACATccgacaaaattttgcatgggCGGAATGCAACCGAGACTTCCGAGCGACTTTGGCTAATCGTAAAAGAACCACCATCTCGagtcaaaagtaaacaaacgtaTGCCGCGAAAAAACATGGCATCTGTTATGTTTCACATagttttcgatgtaattttagaTCTTACTTATAATATCTTATTCaacaaatctaaatttacactacttgtgatataaatttcatcgaTCGTTTGAAATTTGCATTACGgaatgtaattttaaaccaaaacaatttatttctattcactttttgaaaaaagactaaaattacatcaaaaggagttgaaaattacatctttttttaattacatttgtgaaaaaatagatcgctcgtgttttagattgcgtatacttttagaaattttttgctgtgtagtacaagatctcatgccaaatttgggcgatcggatcacgggaaggggtcgctcaacgagcttgaagGCATTTCGAGACATTTGGCTcggaaaaaacatgaaaaacctgttttgcgtcaataactttggttcctcttggccgatttctttcaaaaacggtttttcttaaaggatggtattcatcactatCGGGCGGTGGAACATATTGACGCCAtattaacagtaatgaataccaccgtaaaaaggtaagcccatttttgaagcctaataacttttttatcttaactcttatcgaaatgcactcttcagatgaaatatttatcatagtttaggcttttaaaaaaattgtttttgaaagaaatcggccaacggaaaccaaagttattgatgaaaaactgttttttttattggcatcacaaatcgtccagtcttgttcctaagcccctgtggttatacattttttttaaaaactgtcaagcatttttccgcccttacttctttccgaactatcaagtgaatatcatccaaactcaaatattagaaaaaacatcaaaagttgcaatcgagcgcaacaacaatggttaaaatcagTCATTacttgacgaaacggcatgcatttcacatcgAGTGTCCTgttcggacatttagtcgcctcgttaaaacagtgatgaatagcacccttaaaaaagttagccaatttttgaagcttaataactttttcatcttaacttctattgaaatgaaatcttcggatgaaatgtttgtcataatttaggctttaagaaaatccgtttttggaagaaatcggtcaaaggagacaaaagttattgacgaaaaactggtttttcatgttcctgaacaaaatgtctcaaaatcccatacaaacttcaggctcgttgagcgaccccttaccGTGGTCCgaactggcccaaatttggcatgagatcttgtactaggcccaggatcaattttagcctgcagcgtataacattttacaggttttaaatttcccatacaaatttggggcagtctaatgcgcaTATTACCAAACATGCTCATTTAGTAAAACTTCCCcctatctaccacttcatagtagtaggcccgtgaggaacaaaaatttgataatgcttctaaataaattctacccactcattttcaccatctttcatttcgtCTAACCTTCTATGCATCTATAAAAAttccataatctttagatgtccctactaaaaaggacatcacttttcaccgataaggccgataaatttaattgaaattacaTACAATTTCATACTTTATAGAAACACTTAAGACGCTCAGATGAATGATCATTGGTTGCTACGAACTGTTCAGTTTTCAATCAACCCAGATTAAGTGAAAAATATGCGGGCGAATTCTGCTTTAAGCGGCTTTTCCTGAAATCAACCGAGTGTGAAAGAGCTATGATCATATAACGGCAGATATATTacgtgtatagcaccaaaccgaatagcgacaataggactagcgacgcttttttactagcgagattcctgtTATTCGCatgtttgttattcttttttcagtccagtaggcgatttcaatgtagtactcaaacattgtttacgttttttactgtacattttccctaagtcatcaatcgcatgcttcaagtTTCCTAGGAAACTCGCGATGCGTCGTTATTAATTTGAACGTCGCGaacgtatgcgacgtgtcgctagtaggcaaagctgctttgattactagcgctcatattttggattttttctgcatgcataatataATGTGGATGCCCCGGATGCGATCGACAaccctttcttttgtttggttccgacgCTTGGAATatgtttgatagatgtctggtcaacatgaaatgtcCTCAGAGATGTCGCCGTCGCTAATGTTGCCGAAAATTACGGTTTGGAAATTCTGCGGCAAAAATACGAGCAATATCCCAATTCGATGTATACtgggtgaaaaaaagtttagaatttGAGAGGGTCTTTTTTAATGTATTGTCCGATTGATGTACGGACAGGGTTGCTACGGTTGCTATACGCTCCGAGTGAGTGAGAAAACAAAAGCCTTTCACTCAGATCGTTATGGAAATATGTGAAATGAGTAAGGAGCATGCTTTGTTGCTTTGGCCAGGCTTCCCAAATGTGCAAGTAAGTGAACAGCATTTCAAATCATAGACGAATTTTGGTGAAAAAGGTTTCTTTCTAAAATGGCTTCTAATCAGGTGAGTAAATttttatcttataaaaaaatgttatgggaAATGAAAGTTTTTGAGAACTAGATGGAATggtatttcaaacaaaatttcaatttattgaaaacgaGCTGAaattacccggccttgctcgggttcacctaaaatttaagtcaaaatgagtcgtttaaCCTGTAAAGGGAACAGTGTGTTTGAACTTGAAAGGAAATTCCTCGTTCCAAATCCTAAAGTAGCCTCGTTATACTGCTTACCTAAGATCCATGAAAACCCTATTGCTATGTGACCTATTTCCTCCAACATTTGTACACCCACGGAAAAAGCAGCGTGGTTGGTTgaggaaatgaaaaaatatccgGTGAAACACGGCAAAAGTGTGTAAAACTCGGTTGAGTTTGTGGATCACCAAAAAGGATTCAAAGTGCGTCGAGGCGAAATTCTGGTCTCCTTTGACGTCTCCGCACTCTTCCCCAGTGTCCTCACTTCCGATGCCCTCCATAGCCTACGAAAACATTTGGAACGCCGCCGAGTTCCTCCCAACCAGATTGAGGCCTACATAACTGTCGCAGAAGTGTGTATAAAGCAGAACTACTTCATGTTCCGAGGTAAGTTTTACAAGCAGACCTTTGGCCTCAGCATGGGGAGCAAACTTTCCCCCCTTCTGGCAGAAGTATTCATGGCCGATTTTGAGACCGATttggagaaaagagaaaaactcTTCCCCCGTGTCTGGTGGCGCTACGTGGACGACATTTTCGCTTCTGTAAAAGAACGCTACCTCCCACAGACACTAGAATTATTGAATAATCAGCATAGATCGATAAAATTTACGGTTGAGGAAGTAGTTGAGGGAAAACTGCCCTTCCTTGATCTGCTGATCTCAAGGAACGAGGACAACacaataaagtttgaaatctaCTGGAAACCAACCTCAACTGACAGGTATATTACGGTCGACTCACGTCACTTTGGTGCTCAAAAACAAGCCGCCTCCCACTCGATAGCACATCGGCTGTACCATATTCCATTGGAAAAGCCTGAGTTTGAAGACGAgaagcaaaaaatttttgatgccggaattgtgaatggaaacgACAATGACTTCGTTCTTAAAATTCTTCACAAGCACGCCCGAAAAAAGCACCGAAGTGATGCAACAACACTAACACCGGATAAAGAAGAATCGCAAAGAGTTAGTCTACCGTTTTATCCAAAATTGACTAATGGAATCAGCCAGATTCTTCTGCAGCATGGTTTAAAAACTGCATACAAGAGTGGAAACACCCTCAAGGATCGTCTAGTCTCGCTTAACGACAAGATTCCTGAGGAGGATA
It includes:
- the LOC129742532 gene encoding uncharacterized protein LOC129742532, with the protein product MGSKLSPLLAEVFMADFETDLEKREKLFPRVWWRYVDDIFASVKERYLPQTLELLNNQHRSIKFTVEEVVEGKLPFLDLLISRNEDNTIKFEIYWKPTSTDRYITVDSRHFGAQKQAASHSIAHRLYHIPLEKPEFEDEKQKIFDAGIVNGNDNDFVLKILHKHARKKHRSDATTLTPDKEESQRVSLPFYPKLTNGISQILLQHGLKTAYKSGNTLKDRLVSLNDKIPEEDRSGIYEIPCSSCPAIYIGQTRRKFKVRLKEHKNAVENGRINESSVAAHRTEFDHSVDWKKVKFRKSVRKTSHLNAWESIFISTAEKPLMNEDEPPIISSLFNLINQKSA